In Polaribacter sp. L3A8, a genomic segment contains:
- the tamL gene encoding translocation and assembly module lipoprotein TamL, whose product MKASYKKHSFIILLFVFIYGCGIKKYIPENKRLYTGASIEIEADSTVQKVSELKQSLSSVLSQQPNTKFLGMHIGLYYYYKNQQEKTNFLNRWLYKKIGQKPVYQSDVNAIENKEILRNKLENYGFFYSSIASSFKEKKKEAAIVYRLKIPAPYKMATYQIDTMASPIYKDIKSVSTTSPIKKEMRFNLGNLKLERQRLDTELKNKGYYNFNSEFLLFEADTNRYKSKKFDLFLTLKANVPKKATVPYQIKNINVYPNYNLNDSTEVKGIRYQDKNYYQDTLFFNPKYLDEFITLKEGALFNPETSKNTARRLSSIGVYKFVNIQYKEIKDPITDTLASLEANIYLSPLTKRAIRAELQAVTKSNNFAGPELSLTYSNRNLFKGGETLNISTNIGYETQISSNSNGLSSLELGLKGELVFPRVISPFSINKDYFDYAIPKTKVSLSATYLNRSQLYTLLSGTALFGYTWNANKYITYEVNPISVNYTRLSNTTAAFQEILDNNSYLQSSFDQQFISGLTFSFTYNEMLNAAKSHQFYLQSTLDVAGNSISLFDKKTTETNTFLGLEYAQYAKADVDARYHYNFGAKKEQTIAARIFAGYGYAYGNSDVIPFVKQYYSGGPYSVRAFSIRSLGPGTYNDNDTNTASSFFDKTGNVRLEANLEYRFPIYSFLKGAVFADAGNVWNTVSNSDFNDTDGNVRDKFTSNFINELGMGAGFGLRVDVQGFVIRFDLAAPFHDPSLEEGKRWDFRADEPVFNFAIGYSF is encoded by the coding sequence TTGAAAGCATCCTATAAAAAACATTCTTTTATAATTCTACTATTCGTATTTATTTACGGCTGTGGTATTAAAAAATACATTCCAGAAAACAAACGTTTGTATACGGGTGCTTCTATAGAAATTGAAGCAGACTCAACCGTACAAAAAGTAAGTGAATTAAAACAGAGTTTATCTTCTGTATTAAGTCAACAACCCAATACAAAATTTTTAGGGATGCACATTGGCTTGTATTATTACTATAAAAATCAGCAAGAAAAAACCAACTTTTTAAACAGATGGTTGTATAAAAAAATAGGGCAAAAACCAGTGTATCAATCAGATGTAAATGCTATTGAGAATAAAGAAATTTTAAGAAATAAATTAGAAAATTATGGTTTTTTTTATAGCTCCATTGCGTCTAGTTTTAAAGAAAAGAAAAAGGAAGCAGCTATAGTATATCGTTTAAAAATACCTGCTCCTTATAAAATGGCTACTTACCAAATAGATACTATGGCTTCGCCTATTTATAAAGATATTAAAAGTGTTAGTACAACATCTCCAATTAAAAAAGAGATGCGTTTTAACTTGGGGAATTTAAAACTAGAAAGACAACGATTAGATACCGAATTAAAAAACAAAGGATATTATAATTTTAATTCGGAGTTTTTACTATTTGAAGCGGACACTAACAGATACAAGAGTAAAAAATTCGATTTATTCTTAACACTAAAAGCCAACGTACCTAAAAAAGCAACGGTTCCTTATCAAATTAAAAACATCAATGTATATCCGAATTATAATTTAAATGATTCTACAGAAGTAAAAGGCATTCGTTATCAAGATAAAAACTATTATCAAGACACCTTATTTTTTAATCCAAAATATTTAGATGAATTTATCACGTTAAAAGAAGGCGCTCTTTTTAATCCAGAAACCTCTAAAAACACGGCAAGAAGGCTTTCTTCTATTGGCGTATATAAGTTTGTAAACATTCAGTATAAAGAAATAAAAGACCCTATTACAGATACCTTAGCTAGTTTAGAAGCCAACATTTATTTATCACCCTTAACCAAACGTGCTATACGTGCAGAACTACAAGCTGTTACCAAATCTAACAATTTTGCAGGTCCAGAATTATCGTTAACCTATAGCAATAGAAATTTATTTAAAGGAGGAGAAACGTTAAACATCAGCACAAATATTGGTTATGAAACCCAAATTTCTAGCAATAGTAATGGTTTAAGCAGTTTAGAATTAGGACTAAAAGGCGAACTTGTTTTCCCTAGAGTTATCTCCCCTTTTTCTATCAATAAAGATTATTTTGATTATGCTATTCCAAAAACAAAAGTAAGTTTAAGTGCAACGTATTTAAACAGAAGTCAATTATACACCTTATTATCTGGAACCGCTCTTTTTGGTTATACCTGGAATGCAAATAAATATATTACCTATGAGGTAAACCCTATTTCTGTAAATTATACGCGTTTATCAAATACAACTGCAGCGTTTCAAGAAATTTTAGATAACAACTCTTATTTACAGAGCAGTTTTGATCAGCAATTTATAAGCGGACTTACCTTTTCTTTTACCTACAATGAAATGTTGAATGCCGCCAAAAGTCATCAATTTTATTTACAATCTACCTTAGATGTGGCTGGTAACTCTATTAGTTTATTTGATAAAAAAACAACAGAAACGAATACTTTTTTAGGGTTGGAATATGCACAATATGCAAAAGCAGATGTTGATGCAAGATATCATTATAATTTTGGTGCTAAAAAAGAGCAAACAATTGCTGCCAGAATCTTTGCCGGTTATGGTTATGCGTATGGCAATTCTGATGTTATTCCGTTTGTAAAGCAATATTATTCTGGAGGCCCATATAGCGTTAGAGCATTTAGTATTAGATCTCTTGGGCCCGGAACTTATAATGACAATGACACAAACACTGCAAGTTCTTTTTTTGATAAAACAGGTAATGTTCGGTTAGAAGCAAATTTAGAATATCGTTTTCCTATTTACTCTTTTCTTAAAGGAGCTGTTTTTGCGGATGCAGGAAATGTTTGGAACACCGTTTCTAATTCTGACTTTAATGATACGGATGGTAATGTTAGAGACAAATTTACGTCCAACTTTATAAATGAATTAGGAATGGGTGCAGGTTTTGGTTTGCGAGTAGATGTACAAGGTTTTGTAATTCGTTTCGATTTGGCGGCTCCGTTTCATGATCCTTCTTTAGAAGAAGGAAAACGTTGGGACTTTAGAGCAGACGAACCTGTTTTTAACTTTGCAATTGGTTATTCTTTTTAA
- a CDS encoding bifunctional alpha/beta hydrolase/OsmC family protein — MNTVRLEIKNRKGLKLQAYLELPANQKPNQFAIFAHCFSCNSNFNAVKNISRSLSNHGFGVLRFDFTGLGRSEGEFAESHFSANVEDLLDVSAFLDKNYKAPSLLVGHSLGGAAVIVAASKLENIKAVATVGAPATVGHVTHLFSHGIDTIPEKGDVEVKIGGRPFKINQEFVNDFHKTDLPKIIKDLRKPILVMHAPFDKVVGIENAHEIYHNAMHPKSFVSLEDADHLLSKSSDSIYVGNMIGTWVERYFKPEENKMISTDGEQLVGHLNLLEDNFTTSIQTKNHSFIADEPTSVGGNDFGPSPYDFLSAGLAACTVMTLKMYAERKKWDLQEVFVYITYSKKHSDDLDIDVEKPTRYDYLKKKLNFIGNLDDNQKQRLKEIAAKCPVHKTLQSEIIIETELV, encoded by the coding sequence ATGAACACCGTTAGATTAGAAATTAAAAATAGAAAAGGCTTAAAATTACAAGCATATTTAGAATTACCCGCAAATCAGAAACCCAATCAATTTGCCATTTTTGCACATTGTTTTTCTTGCAATAGTAATTTTAATGCCGTAAAAAACATCAGCCGTTCTTTATCTAATCACGGTTTTGGCGTTTTACGTTTCGATTTTACAGGTTTAGGAAGAAGTGAAGGTGAATTTGCAGAAAGTCATTTTTCTGCCAACGTAGAAGATTTGTTAGATGTGAGTGCTTTTTTAGATAAAAACTACAAAGCACCTTCTTTATTGGTTGGTCATTCTTTAGGTGGTGCGGCAGTTATTGTAGCTGCATCAAAATTAGAAAACATAAAAGCTGTGGCAACTGTTGGTGCACCAGCAACTGTTGGGCACGTAACACATTTATTTTCTCACGGAATAGATACTATTCCAGAAAAAGGTGATGTAGAAGTTAAAATAGGCGGTCGTCCTTTTAAAATAAACCAAGAGTTTGTAAACGATTTTCATAAAACAGACTTACCAAAAATTATTAAAGATTTGCGCAAGCCAATTTTGGTAATGCACGCTCCTTTTGATAAAGTAGTTGGCATAGAAAATGCGCATGAAATTTATCATAATGCCATGCATCCAAAGAGTTTTGTAAGTTTAGAGGATGCAGATCATTTATTATCAAAATCATCAGATAGCATTTATGTGGGTAATATGATTGGTACTTGGGTAGAACGTTATTTTAAACCAGAAGAAAACAAAATGATTTCTACGGATGGCGAACAGTTAGTTGGTCATTTAAACTTGTTAGAAGATAATTTTACAACATCAATTCAGACTAAAAATCATTCTTTTATTGCTGATGAACCTACTAGTGTTGGTGGAAACGATTTTGGCCCTTCTCCGTATGATTTTTTAAGCGCAGGTTTAGCAGCTTGTACAGTAATGACGTTAAAAATGTATGCAGAGCGTAAAAAATGGGATTTACAAGAAGTCTTTGTATACATCACTTACTCAAAAAAACATAGTGACGATTTAGATATTGATGTAGAAAAACCAACTCGTTACGATTATTTAAAAAAGAAATTAAATTTTATTGGTAATCTAGATGATAACCAAAAACAACGTCTAAAAGAGATTGCGGCAAAGTGTCCTGTACACAAAACATTACAAAGTGAAATTATTATTGAAACAGAATTAGTCTAA
- a CDS encoding translocation/assembly module TamB domain-containing protein, with translation MSKKVKHKKYLFLRRFLRIFLGSILFITLLLLFVRSPWGQSIIVDKAINFVTDKTNTKITVNKLFLTFKGNLQLEDLYVEDTKGDTLVYSKSLEANLPLWSMIKGAAVGIDNLNWDGLRANIKRKDTLSGYNFQFLIDAFASENSTPVVKEPTTKPLKIILGNFDLKNIHVVFNDEVLGIDSHFKIGNLAANMDKVDLQKMIFNADKIALSNSNIRLIQNPVISSTSTTETALPTLSINNFSLKNVKIDYENPQDQLVADVHIDEFYTEIPEINLSKNSINLSTIQLKNSDILLKTASTNTKNVKEGTTNKEIAFNWPDFDVQIDDINLENNKIQYFVNNEKVVENSFNPNALVLEKFTLKVSDIFLKDKKAGLQLSAFNFKEKSGFRLKKFTLNTEITDTELKISNLKVSLGKSMIAGFVNANYKSISQLISSPENAKINLGIPNFSIFLDDFFTFQPSLKQNEYVSKLSKKELFGEVNINGVLADLNIANTNLNWGIATKMSLDGNIKNSTNPNKLQLNIANFKAKTKRNDLLKIVDEKAFGIHLPEDILITSNAKGTLSNISTNTQITTSQGLATFKGNFKNQTKISYNADLKIENYNIGTLLMNPNFRELSLALTSTGSGNNMQDLDATLKTTISKFQLEKYTIKDLHLEGDLKNSKGKITTTYKDENLNLDLNAFVKLDSINSKATVNLNLFGADLEALGVIQRKVKTGMELSLDFAGNAENYTVKSNIKNGVVVYNNRTFLLGDVIANAFVDKDTTAVSIKNKMIDLNLESNTDPQTFSTALQRHVSCYFYRNVTLSDTIANPVNLILKAKVSQTPLLKDVFLVNLKELDTINIDVNFKEKKRKLTANITAPHINFSDNELDSLAFSMHTDKDDFNFNLGFKEITAGPLNVPKTIITGTQKDNELSLNFLGFYKGEKLMNVNTSITGNRDQLKFTINQDSLFLNSHNWKIPKTNAIFFEDNKLTFSDFKISKGKQSIEITDKIPRITKDHIAINYKDFQINEIFNYLSPENEISTGVLNGDFILEQPFGDTGIIANLNISELQVLKTDFGELSLDAKSLENGKYDFNAALKDGSIDLDLKGDYLVDNNDANLNLDLLINSFKMKALNTLSFGEIKETSGSFSGDFKVTGTTSNPNYNGNLLFTNAAFKVAKLNAKFNLQNETLRVDNSGLHLSNFTILDAEKNSLVLSGDIKTKSFINPSFNLDVKANKFRVLNATKENNESLYGKVSFNVDAKLTGDLQIPKLNAKLVVGSDTDVTYVLPSSYTNIEERDGVVAFVNRENPDAILTQKEEQTATITGFDIKALLKIDKKAAVNIIIDKETGDNFKVSGDGDFIFLMNPNGRLSLTGAYEVSEGYYQLNLYNVVDRRFVLVPRSRISWAGDPFDAKLDIRTSYTLKTSASDLMASQTSGEDASTKNKYKQVLPFNVYLNIAGELLQPKISFNLDMPEEQQGAISGQVYERVQQINQQEEELNKQVFSLLVLNRFYPDAGSDGSSGGFATIARNNLNDAVSGQLNAFSDKILGSSGIELDFGLNSYTDYQGDTPTDRTQLDVAAQKKLFNDRLTVRVGSEVDLQGSSATEEKSPLIGNVSLEYKITEDGRYRLKGFRKSEFENVIDGQIIVNGIALIFTKEFNEFHQLWNSILSSEKDKKNVKEKQGKTTPKLIKNDDDSEPKK, from the coding sequence GTGTCGAAAAAAGTAAAACATAAGAAATATCTATTTTTAAGAAGGTTTTTACGAATCTTTTTAGGAAGTATACTTTTTATTACCTTGTTGCTACTTTTTGTTAGAAGTCCTTGGGGACAAAGCATTATTGTAGATAAAGCCATAAACTTTGTTACCGACAAAACCAACACAAAAATTACTGTAAACAAGCTTTTTCTAACCTTTAAAGGCAACTTGCAATTAGAGGATTTATATGTAGAAGATACCAAAGGAGATACTTTAGTTTATTCTAAATCTTTAGAAGCAAACCTACCTCTTTGGTCTATGATTAAGGGAGCTGCTGTTGGTATAGATAATTTAAATTGGGATGGCCTACGTGCCAACATTAAAAGAAAAGACACCCTTTCTGGCTATAATTTTCAGTTTTTAATTGATGCATTTGCATCTGAAAATTCTACTCCGGTTGTTAAAGAACCTACAACCAAACCTTTAAAAATTATTCTAGGAAACTTTGATTTAAAAAACATTCATGTTGTTTTTAATGATGAAGTATTAGGAATTGACAGTCATTTTAAAATTGGAAATCTAGCTGCCAACATGGACAAAGTTGATTTACAGAAAATGATTTTTAATGCTGATAAAATTGCTCTTTCTAATTCAAATATTAGACTGATTCAGAACCCTGTAATTTCAAGTACCTCAACTACAGAAACTGCTTTACCAACTTTATCTATAAATAATTTTTCTCTAAAAAATGTAAAAATAGATTATGAGAATCCGCAAGATCAATTAGTTGCTGATGTACATATAGATGAATTTTATACTGAAATTCCTGAAATTAATTTGTCTAAAAACAGCATTAACCTTAGTACTATTCAGCTTAAAAATTCTGATATTCTTTTAAAAACAGCTTCAACAAATACCAAAAACGTTAAAGAAGGAACTACAAACAAAGAAATCGCATTTAACTGGCCAGATTTTGACGTGCAAATAGATGACATCAATCTAGAAAACAACAAGATTCAGTATTTTGTAAATAACGAGAAAGTTGTCGAAAATAGTTTTAATCCGAATGCACTTGTTTTAGAAAAGTTTACCTTAAAAGTTTCCGATATTTTCTTAAAAGATAAAAAAGCGGGTTTGCAATTGTCTGCATTTAATTTTAAAGAAAAATCAGGGTTTAGGTTAAAGAAATTTACACTAAACACAGAAATAACAGATACAGAATTAAAAATTTCTAATCTTAAAGTCTCATTAGGAAAAAGTATGATTGCTGGTTTTGTAAACGCTAATTATAAATCAATTTCTCAATTAATTTCATCACCAGAAAACGCAAAAATTAACTTAGGCATTCCTAATTTCTCTATTTTTTTAGATGATTTTTTTACGTTTCAACCTAGTTTAAAACAAAATGAGTACGTATCAAAATTAAGTAAAAAAGAACTTTTTGGTGAAGTAAATATAAACGGAGTTTTAGCTGATTTAAATATTGCTAATACAAATTTAAATTGGGGAATTGCAACTAAAATGTCTTTAGATGGAAACATCAAAAACAGCACAAACCCAAATAAACTACAACTGAATATTGCTAATTTTAAAGCAAAGACAAAACGAAATGATCTTTTAAAAATTGTAGATGAAAAAGCTTTTGGCATTCATTTACCTGAAGATATTTTAATAACGAGTAACGCAAAAGGAACTTTAAGTAACATCAGTACAAATACACAAATAACAACATCGCAAGGTCTTGCAACGTTTAAAGGAAACTTTAAAAACCAAACTAAAATTAGTTACAATGCAGACCTAAAAATTGAAAATTATAATATTGGTACTCTTTTAATGAATCCTAATTTTAGAGAATTAAGCCTTGCTTTAACATCCACAGGAAGTGGTAATAACATGCAAGATTTAGACGCTACTTTAAAAACGACTATTTCTAAGTTTCAGTTAGAAAAATACACCATTAAAGATTTACATTTAGAAGGCGATTTAAAAAATAGCAAAGGAAAAATAACGACTACTTATAAAGATGAAAATCTAAATTTAGATCTAAATGCCTTTGTAAAATTAGATTCTATAAACTCTAAAGCAACTGTAAATCTAAACCTATTTGGTGCAGATTTAGAAGCACTTGGGGTAATACAACGCAAAGTAAAAACCGGCATGGAACTTTCTTTAGACTTTGCAGGAAATGCAGAAAATTATACCGTAAAAAGCAACATAAAAAACGGTGTAGTTGTCTATAATAATAGAACCTTTTTATTGGGTGATGTAATAGCCAATGCCTTTGTAGACAAAGACACAACTGCGGTTTCTATAAAAAATAAAATGATTGATTTAAATTTAGAATCAAACACAGATCCGCAGACATTTAGTACCGCATTACAGCGTCATGTTTCTTGTTATTTTTATAGAAATGTTACGCTTTCTGATACCATTGCAAACCCAGTAAATTTAATTTTAAAAGCTAAAGTTTCTCAAACGCCACTTTTAAAAGATGTTTTTCTGGTCAATTTAAAAGAGTTAGATACCATAAATATTGATGTCAATTTTAAGGAGAAAAAAAGAAAATTGACCGCAAATATTACTGCTCCTCACATTAACTTTAGTGATAATGAATTAGATAGTTTGGCCTTTTCTATGCATACAGATAAAGACGATTTCAACTTTAATTTAGGTTTTAAAGAAATCACCGCAGGTCCTTTAAATGTGCCCAAAACAATCATTACAGGTACACAAAAAGACAACGAATTATCGCTTAATTTTTTAGGTTTCTATAAAGGAGAAAAATTAATGAATGTAAACACAAGCATTACTGGTAACAGGGATCAATTAAAGTTTACAATAAACCAAGACAGTTTATTTTTAAATAGCCATAATTGGAAAATCCCTAAAACCAATGCCATCTTTTTTGAAGATAATAAACTTACATTTTCCGATTTTAAAATTAGCAAAGGCAAGCAATCTATAGAAATTACAGATAAAATTCCGCGTATTACAAAAGATCATATTGCTATCAATTATAAAGACTTTCAAATCAATGAAATTTTTAATTATTTAAGTCCAGAAAACGAAATTAGCACAGGAGTTTTAAATGGAGATTTTATTTTAGAACAACCTTTTGGAGACACTGGTATTATTGCAAATCTAAATATTAGTGAGTTACAAGTATTAAAAACTGACTTTGGGGAATTAAGTTTAGATGCTAAATCTTTAGAAAACGGAAAGTATGATTTTAATGCGGCATTAAAAGACGGAAGTATCGACTTAGACTTAAAAGGCGATTATTTGGTAGATAATAACGACGCCAATTTAAATTTAGATTTGTTGATTAATAGCTTTAAAATGAAAGCGTTAAACACCCTTTCATTCGGAGAAATTAAAGAAACTTCGGGTAGTTTTTCTGGTGATTTTAAAGTAACAGGCACAACATCTAACCCTAACTATAATGGGAATTTACTTTTTACAAATGCTGCTTTTAAAGTTGCTAAATTAAACGCAAAATTCAATTTACAGAACGAAACTTTACGGGTAGACAACAGTGGTTTACATCTATCTAATTTTACCATATTAGATGCAGAAAAAAATTCGTTAGTGCTTTCTGGAGACATCAAAACGAAGAGTTTTATAAACCCTTCTTTTAATTTAGATGTTAAAGCTAATAAATTTAGAGTACTAAATGCCACCAAAGAAAATAACGAATCTTTGTACGGAAAAGTTTCTTTTAATGTTGATGCAAAACTAACGGGAGATTTACAAATACCTAAATTAAACGCAAAATTAGTTGTGGGTTCAGACACAGATGTTACCTACGTTTTGCCTTCTAGCTATACAAATATAGAAGAAAGAGACGGTGTTGTTGCTTTTGTAAATAGAGAAAATCCGGATGCTATTTTAACACAGAAAGAAGAACAAACGGCTACAATTACAGGTTTTGATATAAAAGCATTGCTAAAAATTGATAAAAAAGCAGCCGTAAATATTATCATAGATAAAGAAACGGGCGATAATTTTAAGGTTTCTGGAGATGGTGATTTCATCTTTTTAATGAACCCTAATGGACGTTTGTCTTTAACGGGTGCTTATGAAGTTTCCGAAGGATATTACCAACTAAACTTATACAATGTAGTAGATAGAAGATTTGTTTTAGTTCCTAGAAGTAGAATTTCCTGGGCCGGAGACCCTTTTGATGCCAAGTTAGACATCCGTACATCTTACACCTTAAAAACCTCTGCTTCAGATTTAATGGCTTCGCAAACTTCTGGCGAAGATGCATCAACAAAAAACAAATACAAACAGGTTTTACCTTTTAATGTATATTTAAATATTGCAGGCGAATTGTTGCAACCAAAAATATCATTTAATTTAGACATGCCAGAAGAGCAACAAGGCGCAATAAGTGGTCAAGTTTACGAGCGTGTACAACAAATTAATCAACAAGAAGAAGAGTTAAATAAACAAGTTTTTTCTTTATTAGTTTTAAATCGTTTTTATCCAGATGCTGGTAGCGATGGTAGTTCTGGTGGGTTTGCAACCATTGCGAGAAACAATTTAAATGATGCTGTTTCTGGGCAATTAAATGCTTTTTCTGATAAAATTCTAGGGAGTTCTGGTATCGAATTAGATTTTGGTTTAAATAGTTATACAGACTACCAAGGAGACACGCCAACAGATAGAACGCAATTAGATGTTGCCGCTCAGAAAAAATTATTTAATGATCGTTTAACCGTAAGAGTTGGTAGCGAAGTAGACTTGCAAGGAAGTAGTGCTACTGAAGAAAAATCTCCTTTAATAGGAAATGTAAGTTTAGAGTACAAAATTACCGAAGATGGCAGGTATCGACTTAAAGGTTTTAGAAAAAGTGAATTTGAAAACGTCATAGACGGACAAATAATTGTAAACGGAATTGCATTGATTTTCACCAAAGAATTCAATGAGTTTCATCAACTTTGGAATTCTATTTTAAGTTCAGAAAAAGACAAAAAGAACGTAAAAGAAAAACAAGGTAAAACAACACCAAAACTAATTAAGAACGATGATGATTCAGAACCTAAAAAGTAA
- a CDS encoding XdhC family protein, producing the protein MNHELKEIIHQAVINQQKGLKNVLATVVHLEGSSYRKPGVRMLISEDLNSVGAVSGGCVEKEIIHRAKSVFVDNKPKMITYDGRYKLGCEGILYILIEPFLISDEFINQFSDANSKREIIKIDSHFTKEDEAFGNFGSVVTFNNKTQFVFSKHFNFQHKNEVAIYTQILQPSFRLIIIGGEHDAVKLCKVAATLGWEIDVITCAKDSKQLKDFPGANSVIGDSPESIQFKNIEENTAIVIMNHSYVQDLKYVVKLSEYTPKYIGILGAPNRRERLFNELFDFVPDLSDTFLDNIYTPAGLHIGAQTPEEIAVSIVAEILSVIRKKEPFSLRNLTGKINN; encoded by the coding sequence ATGAATCACGAACTCAAAGAAATCATCCATCAGGCAGTTATCAATCAACAAAAAGGATTGAAAAATGTATTAGCAACGGTAGTCCATTTAGAAGGTTCTTCTTATAGAAAACCGGGAGTAAGAATGTTAATTTCTGAAGATTTAAATTCTGTTGGTGCCGTTAGTGGTGGCTGTGTAGAAAAAGAAATTATACACAGAGCTAAAAGTGTTTTTGTTGATAACAAACCAAAAATGATTACCTACGATGGTAGATATAAGTTAGGCTGCGAAGGTATTTTATATATTTTAATTGAACCTTTTTTAATTTCTGATGAATTTATAAATCAGTTTTCTGATGCTAATTCTAAAAGAGAAATCATAAAAATTGACAGTCATTTTACAAAAGAAGATGAAGCTTTTGGCAATTTTGGATCTGTAGTAACTTTTAACAATAAAACACAATTTGTATTTTCTAAACACTTTAATTTTCAGCATAAAAATGAGGTTGCAATTTACACTCAAATTTTACAACCTAGTTTTAGATTGATTATAATTGGTGGTGAACATGACGCGGTTAAACTCTGTAAAGTAGCCGCAACTTTAGGTTGGGAAATTGATGTAATTACCTGTGCAAAAGATAGCAAACAACTAAAAGATTTTCCTGGGGCAAATTCAGTTATTGGAGATTCTCCAGAAAGTATTCAGTTTAAAAATATCGAAGAAAATACTGCCATTGTAATTATGAATCATAGTTATGTACAAGATTTAAAATATGTTGTAAAACTGTCTGAATACACCCCAAAATATATTGGTATTTTAGGTGCACCAAATAGAAGAGAACGTTTGTTTAACGAACTTTTTGATTTTGTACCAGATCTTTCAGATACTTTTTTAGACAATATTTACACACCAGCAGGTTTGCATATTGGCGCACAAACTCCAGAAGAAATTGCGGTTTCTATTGTTGCAGAAATTCTATCTGTAATTAGAAAAAAAGAACCATTTTCTTTAAGAAATCTTACAGGTAAAATAAACAACTAA